From Streptomyces cyaneogriseus subsp. noncyanogenus, the proteins below share one genomic window:
- a CDS encoding PH domain-containing protein codes for MSDATADLPALPVTFRPGRTRAVLLTAAALIFVTITVVALLLERLTPAERSSFIVTAALLDSVLFLLARPKVVAEESGVTVVNLTRTRRLEWAEILRVNLRAGDPWVFLDLSDGTSLPALGIQPGIAKERAIADARTLRALAEARSTAEPGGRQG; via the coding sequence ATGTCGGATGCCACCGCGGACCTTCCCGCCCTGCCCGTCACCTTCCGGCCGGGCCGCACCCGGGCCGTCCTGCTCACCGCGGCCGCCCTCATCTTCGTGACCATCACCGTGGTCGCGCTGCTGCTGGAGCGGCTCACACCCGCGGAGCGGTCGAGCTTCATCGTCACGGCGGCCCTGCTGGACAGCGTGCTGTTCCTGCTGGCCCGGCCCAAGGTCGTCGCCGAGGAGTCCGGCGTCACCGTCGTCAACCTCACCCGGACGCGCCGACTGGAGTGGGCGGAGATCCTCCGGGTGAACCTCCGCGCGGGTGACCCCTGGGTCTTCCTGGACCTGAGCGACGGCACCAGCCTGCCCGCGCTCGGCATCCAGCCGGGCATCGCCAAGGAGCGCGCCATCGCCGACGCGCGGACCCTGCGCGCCCTGGCCGAGGCCCGTTCCACCGCGGAGCCCGGGGGCCGGCAGGGCTGA
- the hisG gene encoding ATP phosphoribosyltransferase, whose amino-acid sequence MLRIAVPNKGSLSGPAAEMLHEAGYQQRRESKELRIVDPENEVEFFYLRPRDIAIYVSSGRLDIGITGRDLLIDSGADAEEILPLGFARSTFRYATKPGTASGVQDLAGMTVATSYEGIVAKHLADNGIDASVVHLDGAVETAIELGVAEVIADVVETGTSLRNAGLEVIGEPIMKSEAVVIRGTRADADDTVEAKVQQFLRRLQGVLVARTYVMMDYDCRVEQLEKAVALTPGLESPTVSPLHNEGWVAVRAMVPSKEAQRIMDDLYEIGARAILTTAIHACRL is encoded by the coding sequence ATGCTGCGCATCGCCGTCCCCAACAAGGGTTCACTGTCCGGCCCTGCGGCGGAGATGCTGCATGAGGCCGGCTACCAGCAGCGCCGCGAGTCCAAGGAACTGCGGATCGTCGACCCGGAGAACGAGGTCGAGTTCTTCTACCTCCGCCCCCGTGACATCGCGATCTACGTCTCCTCCGGCCGCCTCGACATCGGCATCACCGGCCGCGACCTGCTGATCGACTCGGGTGCCGACGCCGAGGAGATCCTCCCCCTCGGCTTCGCCCGCTCCACCTTCCGCTACGCCACCAAGCCGGGCACCGCGAGCGGCGTCCAGGACCTGGCGGGCATGACGGTCGCCACCTCCTACGAGGGCATCGTCGCCAAGCACCTCGCCGACAACGGCATCGACGCCTCCGTCGTCCACCTCGACGGCGCCGTCGAGACCGCCATCGAGCTCGGTGTCGCCGAGGTCATCGCCGACGTCGTCGAGACCGGCACCTCGCTGCGCAACGCCGGCCTGGAGGTCATCGGCGAGCCCATCATGAAGTCCGAGGCCGTGGTGATCCGCGGCACCCGCGCGGACGCCGACGACACCGTCGAGGCGAAGGTGCAGCAGTTCCTGCGCCGCCTCCAGGGCGTCCTGGTCGCCCGGACGTACGTGATGATGGACTACGACTGCCGCGTGGAGCAGCTGGAGAAGGCCGTCGCCCTCACCCCGGGCCTGGAGTCCCCGACCGTCTCCCCGCTGCACAACGAGGGCTGGGTCGCCGTCCGCGCCATGGTCCCCTCCAAGGAGGCCCAGCGGATCATGGACGATCTGTACGAGATCGGCGCCCGGGCCATCCTCACCACCGCCATCCACGCCTGCCGCCTCTGA
- a CDS encoding phosphoribosyl-ATP diphosphatase, whose product MSKKTFEELFTELQQKAAHGDPATSRTAELVDKGVHAIGKKVVEEAAEVWMAAEYEGKEAAAEEISQLLYHVQVMMVARGISLDDVYAHL is encoded by the coding sequence ATGTCCAAGAAGACGTTCGAGGAGCTCTTCACCGAGCTCCAGCAGAAGGCCGCCCACGGCGACCCCGCCACCTCCCGCACCGCCGAGCTGGTGGACAAGGGCGTCCATGCCATCGGCAAGAAGGTCGTCGAAGAGGCCGCCGAGGTCTGGATGGCCGCCGAGTACGAGGGCAAGGAAGCGGCCGCCGAGGAGATCTCGCAGCTGCTGTACCACGTCCAGGTGATGATGGTCGCCCGCGGGATCTCCCTGGACGACGTCTACGCCCACCTGTAA
- the ribH gene encoding 6,7-dimethyl-8-ribityllumazine synthase has product MSGKGAPELSVRNVGDLRVAVVAAQWHEKVMDGLVDGALRALHELGIDEPTLLRVPGSWELPVVAKGLAGRGYDAIVALGVVIRGGTPHFDYVCQGVTQGLTQVSVDTGVPVGFGVLTCDTEEQALDRAGLEGSSEDKGHEAVTAAVATAATLRSVSEPWR; this is encoded by the coding sequence GTGAGCGGCAAGGGCGCACCGGAACTGTCCGTACGCAACGTGGGCGACCTGCGGGTCGCCGTCGTCGCGGCGCAGTGGCACGAGAAGGTGATGGACGGACTGGTGGACGGCGCGCTGCGCGCCCTGCACGAGCTGGGCATCGACGAGCCGACCCTGCTGCGGGTCCCCGGGAGCTGGGAGCTCCCCGTCGTGGCCAAGGGCCTCGCAGGGCGCGGCTACGACGCGATCGTCGCCCTCGGTGTCGTCATCCGCGGCGGCACCCCCCACTTCGACTACGTCTGCCAGGGCGTCACCCAGGGCCTCACCCAGGTCTCGGTCGACACCGGCGTCCCCGTCGGCTTCGGCGTGCTCACCTGCGACACCGAGGAGCAGGCCCTGGACCGGGCGGGCCTCGAAGGCTCCAGCGAGGACAAGGGCCACGAGGCCGTCACGGCCGCCGTGGCGACCGCGGCCACGCTGCGTTCCGTATCCGAACCCTGGCGCTGA
- a CDS encoding bifunctional 3,4-dihydroxy-2-butanone-4-phosphate synthase/GTP cyclohydrolase II, producing the protein MSAAPVLYGTDGIEDLVLDPVEQAIADIAAGRPVVVVDDADRENEGDLVIAAEKATEEIVAFMMSECRGLICAPMEGEELDRLDLPQMVRDNTESMKTAFTVSVDASAAHGVTTGISAADRATTLRLLAGGTAGPSDLVRPGHVFPLRARPGGVLARDGHTEAAVDLARLAGLRPAGAIVEIAGEDGRMLRLPELIPFARKHGLTIISIEDLIAYRRSAEPTVRREAQVNLPTAHGTFTAHGYRSTVDGVEHVALVHGEIGDGADVLVRVHSECLTGDVFGSQRCDCGPQLDASLARIQSEGRGVVVYLRGHEGRGIGLMSKLRAYELQERGRDTLDANLELGLPADARDYGAGAQILADLGVRSVRLLTNNPDKSDALVRHGIEVLRREPMPVQAGEHNLGYLRTKRDRMGHDLPWLDTTPVSTCTNQ; encoded by the coding sequence ATGAGCGCGGCACCCGTCCTGTACGGCACCGACGGCATCGAGGACCTCGTACTCGACCCCGTCGAACAGGCCATCGCCGACATCGCCGCCGGCCGCCCGGTCGTGGTCGTCGACGACGCGGACCGCGAGAACGAGGGCGACCTCGTCATCGCCGCGGAGAAGGCGACCGAGGAGATCGTCGCCTTCATGATGAGCGAGTGCCGCGGCCTGATCTGCGCCCCCATGGAGGGCGAGGAGCTGGACCGGCTCGACCTGCCCCAGATGGTCCGGGACAACACCGAGTCGATGAAGACCGCGTTCACCGTCTCGGTGGACGCCTCCGCCGCGCACGGTGTGACCACCGGCATCTCCGCCGCCGACCGCGCCACCACGCTCCGCCTGCTGGCCGGCGGCACCGCCGGGCCGTCCGACCTGGTCCGCCCCGGCCACGTCTTCCCGCTGCGCGCCCGCCCCGGCGGCGTCCTCGCCCGCGACGGGCACACCGAGGCCGCCGTCGACCTCGCCCGTCTCGCGGGCCTGCGCCCGGCCGGCGCCATCGTCGAGATCGCCGGCGAGGACGGCCGCATGCTGCGCCTGCCCGAGCTGATCCCGTTCGCCCGCAAGCACGGCCTGACGATCATCTCCATCGAGGACCTGATCGCCTACCGCCGCAGCGCCGAGCCCACCGTCCGCCGCGAGGCCCAGGTCAACCTGCCCACCGCCCACGGCACCTTCACCGCCCACGGCTACCGCTCCACCGTCGACGGCGTCGAGCACGTCGCCCTCGTCCACGGCGAGATCGGCGACGGCGCGGACGTCCTGGTCCGCGTCCACTCCGAGTGCCTCACCGGCGACGTCTTCGGCTCCCAGCGCTGCGACTGCGGCCCCCAGCTCGACGCCTCCCTCGCCCGCATCCAGTCCGAGGGCAGGGGAGTGGTGGTCTATCTGCGCGGGCACGAGGGCCGCGGCATCGGCCTGATGTCCAAGCTGCGCGCCTACGAACTCCAGGAGCGCGGCCGGGACACCCTCGACGCCAACCTGGAACTCGGCCTGCCCGCGGACGCCCGCGACTACGGCGCGGGCGCCCAGATACTCGCCGATCTCGGCGTGCGCAGCGTGCGCCTGCTGACCAACAATCCCGACAAGAGCGACGCGCTCGTCCGGCACGGCATCGAGGTCCTGCGCCGCGAGCCGATGCCCGTCCAGGCGGGCGAGCACAACCTGGGCTACCTGCGCACCAAGCGGGACCGGATGGGCCACGACCTGCCCTGGCTGGACACCACCCCCGTGTCCACCTGCACCAACCAGTAA
- a CDS encoding nicotinamide mononucleotide transporter family protein, whose product MNWLNSEAFVLFGQHIKWSDMIGNVIGLLGLALGWRRSIWTWPVQFLSGLILFAAFATAHLSGSAGKQIVVMVVAAWGFWQWNRGRRQTQDGSIAVRFATWRERGALLAAAALGTLAVGGLFTAFPALSWDPWPDAYIFVGTIVAMYAQARGMVEFWLAWLLVDLVGVPLNFANGFAFSGFVYVLYGALVLWGLRDWWLRSRRAAQPVLEGAPA is encoded by the coding sequence GTGAACTGGCTCAACTCGGAGGCGTTCGTCCTCTTCGGCCAGCACATCAAGTGGTCGGACATGATCGGCAACGTGATCGGCCTGCTCGGCCTCGCCCTCGGCTGGCGGCGCTCGATATGGACCTGGCCGGTCCAGTTCCTCTCCGGCCTCATCCTCTTCGCGGCCTTCGCCACCGCCCACCTGTCGGGCAGCGCGGGCAAGCAGATCGTCGTCATGGTCGTCGCCGCCTGGGGCTTCTGGCAGTGGAACCGCGGCCGGCGGCAGACGCAGGACGGCTCCATCGCCGTCCGGTTCGCCACCTGGCGCGAGCGCGGGGCCCTCCTGGCCGCCGCCGCCCTCGGCACCCTCGCCGTCGGCGGGCTGTTCACCGCCTTCCCCGCGCTCTCCTGGGACCCCTGGCCGGACGCCTACATCTTCGTCGGCACCATCGTCGCCATGTACGCCCAGGCGCGCGGCATGGTCGAGTTCTGGCTCGCCTGGCTGCTGGTCGACCTGGTCGGCGTACCGCTGAACTTCGCCAACGGCTTCGCCTTCTCCGGCTTCGTCTACGTTCTGTACGGCGCGCTCGTCCTGTGGGGCCTGCGCGACTGGTGGCTGCGCTCCCGCAGGGCCGCGCAGCCCGTCCTGGAAGGAGCGCCCGCATGA
- a CDS encoding riboflavin synthase → MFTGIVEELGEVTAVETLDDACRFRLRGPVVTQGAKHGDSIAVNGVCLTVVDHEGDEFTADVMAETLKRSSLGALTVGSRVNLERPTAVGARLGGHIVQGHVDGTGTILERTPSEHWEIVKISLPADLARYVVEKGSITVDGISLTVVEAGPDHFTVSLIPTTLALTTLGRKQPGDPVNLEADVIAKYVERLLADRGETK, encoded by the coding sequence GTGTTCACCGGAATCGTCGAAGAGCTGGGCGAGGTCACCGCCGTCGAGACCCTCGACGACGCCTGTCGCTTCCGGCTGCGCGGCCCCGTCGTCACCCAGGGCGCGAAGCACGGTGACTCCATCGCCGTCAACGGCGTCTGCCTCACCGTCGTCGACCACGAGGGCGACGAGTTCACCGCCGACGTGATGGCCGAGACCCTCAAGCGGTCCAGCCTGGGCGCCCTCACCGTCGGCTCCCGCGTCAATCTGGAGCGCCCCACCGCCGTGGGCGCGCGCCTGGGCGGGCACATCGTGCAGGGCCACGTCGACGGCACCGGCACGATCCTCGAGCGCACCCCGTCCGAGCACTGGGAGATCGTGAAGATCTCCCTGCCCGCGGACCTCGCCCGGTACGTCGTCGAGAAGGGCTCCATCACCGTCGACGGCATCAGCCTCACCGTCGTCGAGGCCGGCCCCGACCACTTCACCGTCAGCCTCATCCCCACCACGCTCGCCCTGACCACGCTCGGCCGCAAGCAGCCCGGCGACCCGGTGAACCTGGAGGCCGACGTCATCGCCAAGTACGTCGAGCGGCTGCTGGCCGATCGGGGGGAGACCAAGTGA